One window of Candidatus Zixiibacteriota bacterium genomic DNA carries:
- a CDS encoding peptidase M28 codes for MDQTELLLQEITDAHGVPGYEDGARAVMAKYLQKFSEVSYDKLGSVVGRKIGSAPSPRVLIGGHLDEVGFMVKE; via the coding sequence ATGGACCAAACCGAACTGCTGCTTCAAGAAATCACCGATGCCCACGGCGTTCCCGGTTATGAAGATGGCGCCCGTGCCGTTATGGCTAAGTATCTCCAAAAATTCTCCGAGGTCAGTTACGACAAACTTGGCTCTGTCGTCGGACGCAAAATCGGCTCCGCTCCATCACCGCGCGTTCTTATCGGCGGACATCTCGACGAAGTCGGCTTCATGGTAAAAGAG
- a CDS encoding HAD family hydrolase yields MTADRKFDVKGVIFDLGSTLIEYETIPWDQLHLLSLQEGYNFLQEKRYPIPSREQFERKFEEVRDRYRALARESLKEWVITDAISDLLHAVGLDGGPQLARDFFSVYYRLQSDGLVMFDDVPATLQSLRDRRFRIGLVSNTIYPAEYHLRELKRFDILKYFDFTIFSSEFGYRKPHPSIYEKAVALSGYPASELLFIGDRFLEDVEGPAAAGLHSILRFCEGREYPQPLPDKIVVINSLSELLSHLKD; encoded by the coding sequence ATGACCGCTGACCGAAAATTTGATGTTAAAGGTGTCATATTCGACCTCGGCTCCACTCTTATCGAGTATGAAACCATCCCCTGGGACCAGCTCCATCTCTTGAGCCTGCAGGAAGGATACAATTTTCTTCAGGAGAAACGGTATCCAATTCCCAGCCGCGAGCAGTTCGAGCGCAAGTTTGAGGAAGTGCGTGACCGGTACCGCGCTCTCGCCCGGGAATCTCTCAAAGAATGGGTCATCACCGATGCCATCTCCGACCTCTTGCATGCCGTCGGCCTTGACGGCGGTCCGCAACTGGCGCGCGATTTCTTCTCCGTATATTATCGCCTGCAGAGTGACGGTCTGGTTATGTTCGATGATGTCCCCGCCACCCTCCAATCTCTTCGGGACCGGCGCTTCCGCATCGGCCTGGTCTCCAATACAATCTATCCGGCGGAATACCATCTGCGCGAACTGAAACGTTTCGACATCCTGAAATACTTCGACTTTACCATCTTTTCCTCCGAATTTGGCTATCGCAAACCGCATCCCTCTATCTATGAAAAAGCGGTCGCCTTGTCCGGATATCCGGCGTCTGAACTCCTCTTTATCGGCGACCGATTTCTGGAAGATGTCGAAGGTCCCGCCGCTGCCGGCTTACATTCTATTCTCAGGTTCTGCGAAGGTCGCGAGTATCCCCAGCCGCTTCCTGACAAAATTGTCGTCATCAATTCCCTGTCGGAACTCCTGTCGCATCTCAAGGATTGA
- a CDS encoding D-alanine--D-alanine ligase → MKNKLKILVLAGGLSEEREVSLSSARAITEALLKNGHDVKAIDSAGGRSLLGPDGHFLLHRDDSSLSKIALTENPSLALTSSLSADEYRQIDIVFLALHGGAGEDGTIQALLDLAQKKYTGSGQLASAIAMNKAFAKKLLKQEKIPTPPWLLLKALPGDDFAPHLKAIKSKFSLPIIVKPNNSGSTVGLTLVKKPEEIVVALKKAAEVSSEILIEKYIRGREITCSILNGKPLPLVEIIPSHELYDYQCKYTKGKSQYICPAKLPARLAARIQKLAARAYEIIGCSCLARADFILSRRNQPYFLEVNTLPGMTELSLAPMAARQAGISFEELVDIIAFAALKK, encoded by the coding sequence ATGAAAAATAAACTCAAAATTCTGGTGCTGGCCGGCGGGCTTTCCGAGGAGCGGGAGGTCTCTCTCTCTTCGGCGCGGGCGATTACCGAAGCCTTGCTCAAGAATGGCCACGATGTCAAAGCTATCGATTCCGCCGGCGGACGCTCGCTGCTTGGGCCTGATGGTCACTTTCTCCTGCATAGGGATGACTCCTCTCTTTCCAAAATCGCCCTTACGGAGAATCCCTCCCTTGCCCTCACATCATCCCTTTCTGCTGACGAATACCGCCAGATTGACATCGTCTTTTTGGCTCTTCACGGCGGCGCCGGCGAAGATGGCACCATTCAGGCGTTACTTGACCTGGCGCAGAAGAAATATACCGGCTCGGGGCAACTGGCGTCCGCTATTGCCATGAACAAAGCCTTTGCCAAGAAACTTCTTAAACAGGAAAAAATTCCCACCCCCCCCTGGCTGTTGCTTAAGGCGCTTCCCGGAGACGATTTCGCGCCGCATCTTAAGGCTATTAAAAGCAAATTCTCTTTACCCATTATAGTCAAGCCAAATAACTCCGGTTCCACCGTCGGATTAACCCTGGTCAAGAAACCAGAAGAGATTGTCGTCGCTCTGAAGAAGGCAGCCGAAGTCAGTTCCGAAATCCTTATTGAGAAATATATCAGAGGGCGCGAGATCACCTGCTCTATCCTTAATGGCAAACCGCTCCCGCTGGTCGAAATCATCCCCTCCCATGAGCTCTATGACTACCAGTGCAAATATACCAAAGGCAAATCGCAATATATCTGCCCCGCTAAATTACCCGCCAGACTGGCTGCCAGGATTCAAAAACTTGCCGCCCGCGCTTATGAAATTATCGGATGCTCCTGCCTGGCACGCGCCGATTTTATTTTAAGCCGACGGAACCAACCATACTTCCTCGAGGTTAATACTTTACCCGGCATGACCGAGCTGTCTTTAGCGCCAATGGCGGCACGCCAGGCCGGAATTAGTTTCGAAGAATTGGTTGATATAATTGCTTTCGCCGCATTGAAAAAATGA
- a CDS encoding VTT domain-containing protein translates to MPPRLSISTMEQSLELINQFLDRLFAYGPFWIYLTLFLALFIENIFPPFPGDFFTLAGGALAAAGRLNIFLVFLLVYLGGILSILLLYQLGYSYGRDFFIRKNFRYFNTADIDRLEIWFRKRGAWLLILNRFIVGARAVIAVVSGIGRYDRTKMILFISLSFFIFNGILLFGSYIFVVNFDTIAEYYRVYEKTVWPIIFALLITFILFKIVRTKKNEK, encoded by the coding sequence TTGCCACCTCGCTTATCTATATCGACCATGGAACAGTCGCTGGAACTGATTAATCAATTCCTGGACCGGCTCTTTGCCTATGGTCCCTTCTGGATTTACCTCACCCTCTTTCTGGCTCTTTTCATCGAAAATATATTTCCCCCCTTTCCCGGCGATTTCTTCACCCTCGCCGGAGGCGCTCTGGCAGCGGCCGGACGGCTCAATATCTTCCTGGTCTTTTTGCTGGTTTACCTCGGCGGTATCCTTTCGATTCTACTCCTTTACCAGCTGGGGTACTCATACGGCAGAGATTTCTTTATCCGAAAGAACTTTCGTTACTTCAACACCGCCGATATCGACCGGCTCGAAATCTGGTTCCGTAAAAGGGGCGCCTGGCTCTTGATACTGAACCGCTTCATCGTCGGCGCCCGCGCTGTTATTGCCGTCGTCTCCGGAATCGGTCGCTATGATAGAACCAAAATGATTCTATTCATCTCCCTCTCCTTTTTTATTTTTAACGGCATTCTTCTCTTCGGCAGTTATATTTTTGTTGTCAATTTCGACACCATCGCCGAATATTACAGGGTCTATGAAAAAACTGTCTGGCCCATTATTTTCGCCTTGTTAATCACGTTTATCTTATTCAAGATTGTCAGGACTAAGAAAAATGAAAAATAA
- the ispF gene encoding 2-C-methyl-D-erythritol 2,4-cyclodiphosphate synthase, producing MKPDFKIGIGYDVHQLMVGRPLVLGGIIIPHHRGLLGHSDADVLLHAIADSLLGAAGLGDIGAHFPNTDPEYKDVASTRILAEVFKLIVKEGYQVGNVDAVIIAEQPKISPHIPAMKGKIARILLIDEKSVSIKATTNERLGFAGREEGIAAIATSLIYIDHGTVAGTD from the coding sequence ATGAAGCCGGATTTTAAAATCGGAATCGGATATGACGTCCATCAGTTGATGGTCGGTCGCCCCCTGGTACTGGGGGGAATTATCATCCCCCATCACCGCGGTCTTTTGGGACATAGTGATGCCGATGTCCTCTTGCATGCCATCGCTGACTCTCTGCTCGGAGCGGCCGGGCTCGGTGATATCGGCGCTCATTTCCCCAATACCGACCCGGAATACAAAGATGTCGCCTCTACCAGGATTCTGGCGGAAGTCTTCAAATTGATTGTCAAAGAGGGGTATCAGGTCGGCAACGTCGATGCCGTTATTATCGCCGAGCAGCCCAAAATCAGCCCCCATATCCCGGCAATGAAAGGAAAAATCGCCCGCATCCTTCTTATCGATGAAAAATCAGTCTCCATCAAGGCGACCACCAACGAACGTCTCGGCTTTGCCGGAAGGGAAGAGGGTATTGCCGCTATTGCCACCTCGCTTATCTATATCGACCATGGAACAGTCGCTGGAACTGATTAA
- the ispD gene encoding 2-C-methyl-D-erythritol 4-phosphate cytidylyltransferase yields MKTTALIVAGGKGTRLGGTVPKQFRNLRERPLLAWTIHRFEQAPSISEIVLVVPEEFLLFANENVVNRFPFKKVSKVVVGGASREESVRKGLASLSYATDFVAIHDGARPLVNVADIEKVVAIAQKERAAILARPVSDTVKRVEGDFILSTLDRAKLYLAETPQVFQYDLIMSAHKMAPPAREATDDAYLVELLGFKVKTVVPQGLNFKITTEDDLSVAGYLLQKANEAGF; encoded by the coding sequence ATGAAAACAACGGCGTTAATTGTCGCCGGCGGAAAAGGGACCCGTCTCGGCGGTACTGTTCCCAAACAGTTTCGCAATCTGCGGGAACGCCCTCTTCTGGCTTGGACCATTCACCGCTTTGAGCAGGCTCCCTCCATATCCGAAATCGTTCTGGTGGTTCCGGAAGAGTTCCTTCTTTTCGCCAACGAGAACGTTGTCAATCGCTTCCCTTTTAAGAAAGTCTCCAAAGTGGTCGTCGGCGGCGCCAGCCGTGAAGAATCTGTTCGAAAAGGTCTGGCGTCGCTGTCCTACGCCACCGATTTCGTTGCTATTCACGACGGCGCCCGTCCTTTGGTCAACGTGGCTGATATCGAAAAGGTCGTCGCCATCGCTCAGAAAGAGCGCGCCGCCATCCTGGCGCGGCCTGTCTCCGACACGGTTAAGAGGGTCGAAGGCGATTTTATTCTCAGTACCCTCGACCGCGCCAAACTATATCTCGCCGAAACTCCCCAGGTCTTCCAGTACGACCTGATAATGTCGGCTCACAAGATGGCTCCTCCGGCGCGAGAGGCTACCGATGACGCCTATCTGGTCGAACTTCTTGGATTCAAAGTGAAGACAGTCGTCCCCCAGGGTTTGAACTTCAAGATTACCACCGAAGATGACCTCTCTGTAGCGGGCTATCTTCTGCAGAAGGCAAATGAAGCCGGATTTTAA
- the queA gene encoding tRNA preQ1(34) S-adenosylmethionine ribosyltransferase-isomerase QueA, giving the protein MELSLFDYNLPEGYIAYFPAKRRDAARLMVLDRHTGQVSHQKFPEIVKYINAGDALVINDTRVFKARLYTRRESGGKVEIFLLNELKEAGKAVWEVLTHPSRRVKEGEKLYLDQSKTVEVLQKKENGKTLVKFSSVAEASRLISKYGHVPLPIYIHRPDQKSDENRYQTVYADEKKARAVAAPTAGLHFTKAILEKLQKKGVKIIPITLHVGYGTFKTIKTDNIDEHTVDPEFAEISKTAANALNKVRKSGGKIYAVGTTAVRTLESAPVVEGLIQPYASATDLYIKPGYQFKLVDRLITNFHLPKSSLIILVAALAGRETILNAYRIAVEEKYRFYSYGDCMLIL; this is encoded by the coding sequence ATGGAATTATCTCTTTTTGATTACAATCTCCCGGAAGGGTATATCGCTTATTTTCCCGCCAAACGGCGTGATGCCGCCCGTCTGATGGTCTTAGACCGCCATACCGGCCAGGTGTCGCACCAGAAATTCCCCGAAATTGTTAAATATATAAATGCCGGCGATGCCCTGGTCATCAATGACACCAGAGTCTTCAAAGCGCGTCTCTATACCCGCCGGGAATCGGGAGGTAAAGTCGAGATTTTCCTGCTCAATGAATTGAAAGAGGCCGGTAAAGCAGTCTGGGAGGTGTTAACCCACCCGTCACGGCGAGTCAAAGAAGGGGAGAAGCTCTATCTTGACCAGTCAAAAACGGTCGAAGTTCTGCAGAAAAAAGAAAATGGCAAGACCCTGGTCAAATTCTCGTCGGTAGCCGAGGCCTCGCGCCTCATTTCCAAATATGGGCATGTCCCCTTGCCGATTTATATCCATCGCCCCGACCAGAAAAGCGATGAAAACCGCTATCAGACTGTATATGCCGACGAGAAAAAAGCCCGCGCCGTGGCTGCCCCTACCGCCGGACTTCATTTTACCAAAGCGATTCTCGAGAAATTGCAGAAGAAAGGTGTCAAAATCATCCCGATAACCCTCCATGTCGGCTACGGCACATTCAAGACTATAAAGACCGACAACATCGATGAGCATACGGTTGACCCTGAATTCGCCGAAATCTCCAAAACCGCCGCCAACGCCCTGAATAAAGTACGTAAGTCTGGCGGTAAAATCTATGCCGTCGGCACCACCGCTGTCCGAACACTGGAATCAGCCCCTGTCGTGGAGGGCTTAATTCAGCCGTACGCCTCCGCCACCGACCTCTATATCAAGCCGGGGTATCAGTTCAAACTGGTTGACCGCCTCATTACCAATTTTCATCTCCCCAAATCATCCTTGATAATTCTGGTCGCCGCCTTGGCCGGGCGGGAAACTATCCTTAACGCCTACCGCATCGCCGTCGAGGAAAAATACCGCTTCTACAGCTATGGCGATTGCATGTTGATTCTCTGA
- a CDS encoding HDOD domain-containing protein, whose translation MPTATMTSLENRLTQVINGIRNLPTPPIVFQQIQKVINDPETSVGDVASILSEDPAMSVKVLKLTNSAFYGLSREIDSVKHAVMIIGLEAVKNLVLSASVLNMFKANDGNKEYHESFWRHSLANAFAARIIASKLRRGKQFNPDPGFSCGLIHDIGKMIFCCFMPREHKAITEYQNAHPDMPELEAEVAVLGFTHAQMGRQLAITWKLPARMADAIGYHHNPDIENGSDGFAYLINLADYIALSAFPVDNLERNLPDLYPATRQFFQIDDNEIELLKAALFEEYMKAETFMKIAGVS comes from the coding sequence ATGCCGACTGCAACCATGACCTCCCTTGAAAATCGCCTGACCCAGGTGATTAACGGTATCCGCAACCTCCCTACTCCGCCCATCGTCTTTCAACAGATTCAAAAAGTAATCAACGACCCGGAAACATCTGTCGGCGACGTCGCCTCCATCCTCTCCGAAGACCCGGCCATGTCCGTCAAAGTTCTTAAGCTGACCAATTCCGCCTTTTATGGACTCTCCCGCGAAATCGACTCCGTTAAACATGCCGTAATGATTATCGGCTTGGAGGCGGTCAAAAATCTTGTCCTTTCCGCTTCCGTTCTCAATATGTTCAAAGCCAATGACGGCAATAAAGAGTATCATGAAAGTTTCTGGCGACATTCCCTCGCCAACGCCTTTGCCGCGCGAATCATCGCCTCCAAACTCCGTCGCGGTAAGCAGTTCAATCCTGACCCCGGTTTCTCCTGCGGCTTGATTCACGATATCGGCAAAATGATTTTCTGCTGTTTTATGCCCCGCGAACACAAGGCTATCACCGAATATCAAAACGCCCATCCCGATATGCCGGAACTCGAAGCCGAAGTCGCCGTCCTCGGATTTACGCATGCCCAGATGGGACGCCAACTGGCAATTACCTGGAAACTGCCGGCCCGCATGGCTGATGCCATCGGTTATCATCATAACCCCGATATCGAAAACGGAAGCGATGGTTTTGCCTATCTCATTAATCTTGCCGATTATATCGCCCTCTCCGCTTTCCCGGTCGACAACCTCGAAAGAAATCTGCCCGACCTCTATCCGGCAACGCGCCAGTTCTTTCAGATTGATGACAATGAAATCGAACTGCTCAAAGCCGCCCTGTTTGAAGAATATATGAAAGCCGAGACTTTCATGAAAATCGCCGGTGTCAGCTAA
- a CDS encoding flagellar protein FliS, protein MNQKVQSYLAADTLGKSVPDLIIKVYDGAINNISDASRFYQSDELTRGYDALEKAKRFIVHLYTTLDMEKGGEIADRLSKLYVFILEQINIAQATGNQKVMEESMVILKNIREGWSQLAEQTRKKPDTAETLPGPPSGANLSFSI, encoded by the coding sequence ATGAACCAAAAGGTGCAAAGTTATCTCGCCGCCGATACTCTCGGCAAATCGGTGCCGGATCTCATTATCAAAGTCTATGATGGCGCCATCAATAATATTTCCGATGCTTCCCGCTTCTACCAGAGCGACGAACTCACTCGCGGTTACGACGCCCTGGAGAAAGCCAAACGGTTCATCGTGCATCTCTACACCACCCTCGATATGGAAAAGGGCGGTGAAATTGCCGACCGCCTTTCTAAACTATATGTCTTCATTCTGGAGCAGATTAACATTGCTCAGGCAACCGGCAATCAGAAAGTCATGGAAGAATCGATGGTAATACTCAAGAATATCCGGGAAGGTTGGAGTCAGCTGGCGGAACAGACGCGGAAAAAACCGGATACGGCCGAAACACTCCCCGGACCGCCGTCCGGAGCTAACCTCTCCTTTTCAATTTAA
- the fliD gene encoding flagellar filament capping protein FliD, whose amino-acid sequence MPGLQSIQGLASNLDIDSIVNTIIEAERRPVALLEADQELKTKQVAAYQAVAAKFLALKSHLATMLRRASFEKYNIRVSDESVLSATASGSVADGSYALRVLSLATNHQIATHGFDSPSATTFGTGTLQISVGDASPRTINIEAGKNSLLGIKDAINAARIGVTASIINDGTASKPYRLILTADKTGLKNSINISQSLTGGESLDFSTAIFDNPEEIISATGSSSAITLGSSAVYTGATNKTYTFTVAGNGSQTIGTDNITVNWTDGANSGSILVTQSDTEYELTGNGSDGLRLQFSAGTLNAGDTFQVSTFAPLLQSANDAQVAIGGNGSGSPIVVSSATNTFTDLIPGLRLDLKKISDPGSTISIQTSKDTSSVRKLIDDFIAKYNDVMDFIDEQNTYNQDTKESGVLFSDFSLQVMQSSLRTTATSVIAGLTGGSRSLASLGIRSNMDGRLAVMNSATLNDAISSNFEDFLKVFIDSGQSSSSFIEFISAGTKTVDGQKYDVDITRAATKGFFQGTNIADPSLTPLTLTETNNMLKLRVDGVVSNDIVLTPGIYSSGDDLATELQTRIDADSKIKALGVRVEWVNLGETGYLKLTSGSYGSTSKVEMYTSIANSAFATLGLANGLVNPGLDVEGTINGETATGSGQILTGNEGNRTTDGLKLKITLENSSLVNGAEGSITLAKGISSRLDKVLDNITKSIDGSIARRTTALNNQIDNIKKQIEDYDERLAARKESLYRQFLEMESALSEYQAQGAYLESQLANLSNLFSGKKKES is encoded by the coding sequence ATGCCGGGACTGCAATCTATTCAGGGTCTCGCTTCCAATCTTGATATCGATTCTATAGTAAATACCATTATTGAAGCGGAGCGACGGCCGGTCGCTCTTCTGGAAGCCGATCAGGAACTCAAAACCAAGCAGGTTGCCGCCTATCAGGCGGTTGCGGCAAAATTCCTCGCTCTCAAATCTCATCTCGCTACTATGCTTCGCCGCGCCTCCTTCGAAAAATACAACATCCGTGTTTCTGATGAATCCGTCCTTTCCGCCACCGCCAGCGGTTCCGTCGCCGATGGCTCCTACGCCCTGCGCGTCCTCTCCCTGGCGACCAACCACCAGATCGCCACTCATGGCTTCGATTCTCCCTCAGCCACAACTTTCGGAACCGGAACCTTGCAGATTTCTGTTGGTGATGCCAGCCCCCGGACCATCAATATTGAAGCCGGCAAAAACTCTCTATTGGGAATAAAAGATGCCATAAATGCCGCCCGTATCGGCGTCACCGCTTCCATCATTAACGACGGCACCGCTTCCAAACCATATCGTCTGATTCTGACCGCCGATAAAACCGGGCTCAAAAACTCCATTAATATCAGCCAGTCCTTAACCGGAGGGGAGAGTCTTGATTTTTCCACTGCCATCTTTGATAACCCCGAGGAGATAATCTCTGCCACCGGTTCCTCCTCTGCCATAACGCTTGGCTCCTCGGCTGTTTATACCGGCGCTACCAATAAAACCTACACTTTCACCGTTGCCGGCAATGGCTCTCAGACAATAGGCACCGATAATATTACCGTCAACTGGACCGATGGCGCCAACTCCGGCTCCATTCTGGTAACTCAGTCCGATACCGAGTATGAATTGACCGGTAACGGCTCCGATGGCTTGCGCCTGCAGTTTTCCGCCGGAACTCTAAACGCCGGCGACACCTTCCAGGTCAGCACCTTTGCGCCACTTCTGCAATCGGCGAATGATGCTCAAGTGGCAATCGGCGGCAACGGCTCCGGTTCCCCTATCGTCGTCAGCTCCGCTACCAATACTTTCACTGACCTCATTCCCGGCTTGAGACTCGACCTCAAAAAAATCAGCGACCCCGGCTCAACCATCAGTATTCAAACCTCCAAAGACACCTCCTCGGTCCGCAAACTGATAGATGATTTTATTGCCAAATACAATGACGTCATGGATTTCATTGATGAGCAGAACACCTATAATCAGGATACCAAAGAGTCCGGCGTCCTTTTCTCCGATTTCTCGCTGCAGGTCATGCAGTCTTCGCTCCGCACCACCGCAACTTCCGTCATCGCAGGCCTCACCGGCGGCAGCAGGAGCCTCGCTTCGTTGGGCATTCGCTCTAACATGGATGGCCGTCTGGCGGTGATGAATTCCGCTACTCTGAACGACGCCATCAGCAGCAACTTTGAAGATTTCCTCAAGGTCTTCATCGATTCCGGGCAGTCGTCTTCATCCTTCATCGAGTTTATCTCGGCCGGAACTAAGACGGTCGATGGCCAGAAATACGATGTCGATATCACTCGCGCCGCCACCAAAGGATTCTTCCAGGGAACCAATATTGCCGACCCCTCCCTGACGCCCCTTACACTGACAGAAACCAACAATATGCTCAAGCTGCGGGTTGACGGCGTTGTCTCCAATGATATCGTCCTGACCCCGGGCATCTATTCTTCCGGTGATGACCTTGCCACGGAACTTCAGACCCGCATTGATGCTGATTCCAAAATCAAAGCCCTTGGTGTTCGGGTCGAATGGGTCAATCTCGGCGAAACCGGCTATCTGAAATTGACCAGCGGCTCTTATGGCTCCACCTCCAAGGTCGAAATGTACACCTCGATTGCCAACAGCGCTTTCGCGACGCTCGGTCTTGCCAACGGACTGGTCAATCCCGGACTGGATGTCGAAGGGACTATCAATGGCGAAACCGCTACCGGCTCGGGGCAGATTCTAACCGGAAATGAAGGAAATCGAACCACCGACGGTCTCAAACTCAAGATTACTTTGGAGAATTCCAGCCTCGTTAATGGCGCCGAAGGCTCTATTACCCTGGCCAAGGGAATTTCCTCCCGTCTGGACAAGGTTCTCGATAATATTACCAAGAGTATCGATGGCTCCATCGCCCGCCGCACCACCGCCTTGAATAATCAAATCGATAATATCAAAAAGCAGATAGAAGACTATGATGAGCGGCTGGCGGCTCGCAAAGAGAGTCTATACAGACAATTCTTGGAGATGGAGAGCGCTCTTTCGGAATATCAGGCGCAGGGCGCATATCTCGAATCGCAACTGGCAAATCTCTCCAACCTCTTTTCCGGGAAAAAGAAGGAATCATGA